Sequence from the Synergistaceae bacterium genome:
ATGTAGGATGTGTCGTAGCGTATGAACCCGTCGACCAGGTCATTCTCGTTGACTATGTCGTACTCGTAATACTCTTTGAGTGCTCTGGCGGCTACGCGGAGTTCTTCCTTCGTGCTCTCCTTGAGACTGCTGACAACTATTCTTGAAGTTACGACGGCAATGATTGAGACAGAAAGAATGAGCGGAACAAGGGAAAGCATAATAAGCATTGCTTTGATGCTGAGATTTTTCACGTATACACACGCTCCTAATTTGTTGTAAGGTCTGTAATATTCCGCGCATCGTAAGGTGTCTGCTGATACACAAAATAGTTGAGCCAGTTGGAATAAAGCAGGTTCGCACTCGACCGCCACGTGCAGACCGGCGGTTTTGTGTCGTCGTCGTTCGGGAAATAATTATACGGCACGTGAATCGCAAGTCCTGCGCGTTTGTCCCGCCAGTATTCCAGCGCAAGAGTCTCGGGGTCGTACTCCGAATGCCCGGTGATGAAGAGTTGCCGCCCCTCGTTGGTGGAGACCGCGTAGACTCCTGCTTCCTCGCTCTCAGAGAGAATCTTCAGCGCAGGTACTCTCTTGATGTCGCTCCGCATTATCGTCGTGTGGCGTGAGTGCGGAACCATGAAGACATCATCCGAGCCCCTGAAAAGTATCGAGCCCTTGTGCGTAACCCTGTGGTGAAACACCCCGAACAGCTTGCTGTGCAGATGAATTTTCGGGATGCCGTAATGATAGTACAGCCCGGCCTGAGCTCCCCAGCAGATGTGGAACGTGCTGTGAACGTGGGACTTGCTCCACTCCATAATCTCGCACAGTTCCCGCCAGTAATCCACTTCCTCGAAGGCCATGTGTTCGACGGGCGCGCCGGTGATTATCATTCCGTCAAAGTACTCGTGCTTCACCGCGTCAAAGTTCCTGTAGAATGCCAGCATGTGTTCGGCGGGAGTGTTCTTGTGCGCGCGTCCGCTGGCGGCTATGAGCTCAATCTCAACCTGAAGCGGAGTGTTGCCCAAAAGGCGGGCTAACTGCGTCTCCGTAGTTATCTTTGTGGGCATGAGGTTAAGGATAAGGATGCGCAGAGGCCGGATGTCCTGCGACTGCGCACGCCTGCGTGTCATCACGAAGATGTTTTCGCGCTCAAGGACTCCCGCTGCCGGAAGGTCTCCGGGTATGTTTATGGGCATCAGTCGTCGGCTTTCTGTGCGAAAATCTGCACGAACACTTTATGTGTCTCGGCGGGAAGTATCCTGTAGCCCTTCTTCTCCTTCGTCATCCACAGCGAATAATCCTTGTAGAATGAACTTGCCAGAGCCAGCGTCGCCTTCTTCCTGTTCTCCTTAATCTGCTCGTACGGGGCTTTGACCTTCCTGTCCTCGTCGCTGTCCCACCTGTACGCGGCAAGTGCATAGCTCACTGACTTATCTTCTCCGCCTATCGGGAACGCGGGCAGAAGCAGAGAGTTATCCTGCCAGTCGTAAGCCCCCAGTCCCTGACCCGGCACGAAAATTGCTCGCGGAATGCCGTACATTCTGACGCGCGGGACGTTGAACATCGCGATGTCCATTCTGCACATGTCCTCAAGAATCGCGTAGTTCGCAGCGTAATCGAGGGGCATCGCGTCCGGCAGGCAGAGAAGAGAAGTATCAGCCCGTGCATTTTTGCCCGGAACAGTGAGGTAGTCGCGTTTCTTCACGAGGATTTCACGAAGCTGGCTGCGCTTCATGTTGGCGGACATTCCTGCGCATTCGTCGGTGATTTTCTTCATGCGCCGGGCAATCTTGGCCGCGTCAATCTGCGAATAGAGGACTTCACGCGCGAGGGTCTTCGTGGTTTCGTGGAGCTGAAGGAATCTCTCGGCTCTCGGTGCAGGCAACGGGTCAGCCTCCTTCTTGCGGGCGGAATTAATCTCCATCAGCATAGCATTTTCCGCGTCGAGAAACGCTTTGCGGAGCTTGGCCAAGTTCTGTCGGAAGGCTTCATCTCCCTCGCGGTACTCGGGAACTCTCATGTTCACCTTCATGTACGGAATTAGGTTGTCATTCAGCGCGCGCGATGTCTGGTCTGCGTTGAGCTTGAGGCCGTACGTCGCAACGATGCCGGCTAACTCCTTGTCGCGTTCTGCCTGCGCGGAGGTCAGGGCTTCGGCGAGCTGTGCTGAGCGTGTGCTCTGGGACATGCCGATTGAGGGTTCAGGTGCTGGGTTGCCGGTGATTGCCGCCCAAGTTTCGGCTATGTAGTCCGAGAATGCCATCACAGGGAAGATTCCTGCAGGGCACTTCGCGGTGAGGAAGGCTTTAGGGTCAAAGCTCCTGCTCAGGGACAACACGCGGTGAACGTAGCCTGTATTGATGAACAGCCTCTCTTCCGCGTCAAAGGCCAGCTGTGCGGGCATTGCCTTAGTCTGTGCGTCAACCAGCGTAAAAAGTATGTCCCAGTAGGAGCTGGACATTATGCCCCACAACTTTTGTGCCTGAATCTTGTCGTCGGTTTTGCCTGAAGCGAGCAGAGAGAAGTATCTCCGCGCATTGCTGTCTAACTTGCTGACTTCGTCCTGAACTTCCGGGACGTTCTGCCATCGCTTGAATGCCATTTGCTTATACCTCCTTCAACAGTTCATCCCTCATTACCGCGACTCCCTTAGAGGCGACTTCCTTGATGACCCTGAAGTTCAGCCACTCGGGCACGTCAACGTCTGCCGGGTCAATCAGGTAATTCTTCGTCCCTCCCCGAAGCTCATTGACCAAGCCAGCCGCCGGATACACCACAAGCGACGAGCCCACTACCGCAAAGATGTCCGCACTCCTGACGAGCTTTGCCGCGTTCATGATTTCGGGTACAGCTTCGCCGAACCACACGATGTGCGGCCGCAGAAGGTCTCCGTCCTCGTCGCGCTCGCCGTACTTCATTGCGCGGTAGCCGATGTCGATGATCTTGCTGTCGTTGTTCACGGGGCGGGCTTTGGTCAGTTCGCCGTGAAGGTGAAGGACGTGATGGCTTCCGGCTTTCTCGTGAAGGTTGTCGATGTTCTGGGTGATTATCTGCACGTCAAAGTGTTCCTCAAGTTCCGCAAGTATCCTGTGTCCGGCGTTGGGCTGAGCTTTCTCGAGCTGGGCCCGCATGTCGTTGTAGAAGTCCGTCATCAGCTGGGGATTCCTGTACCAGCCCTGAATGCTCGCAACGTCCTCGACGCTGTAACTCTCCCACAGTCCGCCGGAATCACGGAACGTCTTAAACCCGCTCTCTGCACTTATCCCTGCACCAGTCAGCACAACAAGCCTCTTCATAAACACTCTCTCCCTGTATAATTATGTATGAATTGCTAAATGATAACACTAAATTTTGTTCACGGAGGAGAATCACAATTGCACATCAAGGAGAGTATGACCTTCCTGAAACGTTTTGCGAGTTCACCCAGAAGAATAGGCAGTGTTGCGCCGAGTTCACGCTTCCTGACGAAGGCAATGCTTGACCGTGTTGACTGGGAGAACGCCAGATACATAGCCGAGCTCGGGGCGGGGACAGGAGTCTTCACGCGCGAGATAGTGAAGCGTGCACGCAAAGACGCGAAGATTCTTGTGTTCGAGATTGACCCGGCACTGCAGAAGATGATTCGCGACGAGCACCCTGAACATGAGGGACTGACGCTGCACAGCGATGCTCAGGAGCTCTACAGGTACATGAACGAGAACGGCATCACCGCGCTGGACTTCGTGATCTCGAGCCTGCCTTTCACGGTGCTTCCGCCGAAAATGACGGTGAGGATTCTTAACGCAGTCGTGAAGAGCTTGAAGCCGGAGGGACATTTTGTGGCGTACCAGTACTCCTCGATAATGAAGCATGTCCTGAAGAAGAAGTTTGCGCACATGAAGACACGGTTTGTGATGTTCAACGTTCCGCCTGCGTTTGTGTATGACTGCTGGAAGTAATTCGGCGGGATGGTAAAAGAATGGCGGAAACGTAGAGATTCGAACTCTAGTAGGATCACTCCTAAGACGCTCTCCAAGCGCCCGCCTTCGACCGCTCGGCCACGTTTCCGTCTGGTGAGAGATTATAGCACAAAAACGGGAAGCCCCCAAACGTTCACGGCCTCCCGTAAGTTTGTCTTACAGCTTCGTGATAATCGCGTCCCTCATCTGCGATCCGGTTATCAGCTTCTCAGCTCCTGTGTAGATGTCTCCCGTCCTCAGGCCGTCGTTCAGCACAGCGTCAACAGCACGTTCTATCCTGTCAGCCTCAGCGTTCATCCCGAAGCTGTAGCGCAGCATCATTGCCCCCGCAAGAATCGTCCCGATGGGATTCGCCTTGTCCTGTCCCGCAATGTCAGGTGCTGAACCGTGAATAGGCTCGTACAGCCCGCGATTGTTATCACCCAGAGACGCGCTCGGTATCATTCCGATTGAGCCGACGATCTGGCTCGCTTCGTCCGACAGAATATCTCCGAACGTGTTTTCCGTAACGATAACGTCAAATTCGCTGGGAACGCGGATTAACTGCATCGATGCATTGTCGACATAGAGATGATTCAGCGAGACTTCAGGGTACTCCTTCGCAACGTCCTCAACAATCTCCCTCCAGAAACGCGACGTTGTGAGGATGTTGGCCTTGTCGATTGAGGTTACTATCTTGCGCCTGCCCATTGCCGCCTTGAACGCAACGTGAGCAATCCTCCTGACCTCGTGCTCAGTGTACTCCATCACGTCGCGCGCGGCACGTTCACCGTCGGGCGTGGTGAAGGCCTCGTGCTTGCCGAAGTATATTCCGCCGGTGAGCTCGCGAATGATGACGAAGTCTATTCCCTTGTCCGCAATGTCCTTCCTCAGCGGGCACGCCGAAGCAAGAGGAGCGAAAATCTTGGCCGGACGGATATTGGCGAAGACCTTAAGGCCTTTGCGCACGCCGAGAAGTCCGCGCTCTGGCCTGTTCTCTGGGGGCTGGTTGTCCCACTTAGGGCCTCCGACTGCTCCGAGCAACGTTGCGTCCGCGTCCTGGCAGATTTTGAGGCTCTCGGCGGGCAGAGGTTCGCCGTATTTGTCGATTGCGTTGCCGCCCATTGCGACCTCGCGGAAGTCGAAGGCTTTGGGGGCGGCTTTCTCGAGGACAGCGAGGGTTGCGCCGATGACTTCCGGGCCGATGCCGTCGCCGGGAATTACTGCTACATTCTTCATGGATATTCCTCCTTGTGAAGCAGAAACTTTGTGTACGACGTAATATTAGCACAGAGCTATATACGCAGAATAGCTGATGACAGTTGCGTTTTTTTTTATACTTATTATGAAGGTGATTGCGGATGCTGTGGCTGAGGATTGCGGCAGGGAGTATGTGCGCACTATCGCGGCTCACAGAAAATCGGAAAGCATCATCAACAAAATTTTTGACGAAAGGAATTAAGTGATAACTATGCTGAGTTACGAAGAGTTCTCGAATTACGGAAGTATGTCTGCCGACTGCAACCCTGACCCTTGCGGCCCGGATTATGACTCTGACTGTATGCCGGACTGCTCGCCCACTGAGGACGGCTTTGACTGTTGCCCGTTCGAAGAGTAAGGAGGAATAATCGTGTTGAGCCACGAAATTCTCACGAACGATGACGAATACACCCGCATAGAATGGTGCGAGCCTGACGACTGCAACCCCGATTACTTTTGCAGGCCTGACAGGTGGTAGTGTACTATCTGGAGCACAACGTCTACCTTGTTGACGGAAAAGTAAACGCGGCCTTCTATGACTTCAATCATGGAAGGCTTGTTCATGTCAGTACGGCGGGCAAGAATCTACTGCGCAGGGTTCTCGGCCAAGATGCAGAACTCACCAGCGAAGAACGCGCTTATCTCAACAGCCTAACGTCCCTGGGACTGCTCACCGACAAATTCACTGAGCCGCACGACATCAGCGAACTTTGCGGGAAGCCCGTTATAGATTTCGTGTGGATAGAGGTTACGACCTTCTGCAACCTGAAGTGCCTGCACTGCTACAACGAAGCAGAAAGCTCATGCGGAAAAGTCATGCCTTACGAGGACTTCTGCCACGTCATCGACGAGCTTGTTGCTTTCGGGGTCAGGAAGGTACAGCTCATCGGCGGAGAACCCCTCACTCTCGGCGACAATCTTACGCGCTATCTTGACTACTTGGCCGGGAAGTTCGACTACGTGGAGATTTTCACGAACGGCACGCTGATGACCGACAGCCTCATCACTTACCTCAAGGCACACGGAATCAGAGTTGCCCTCTCCCTGTACTCGTACAGCCCTGACGAACACGACAAAGTTACACGTCTGCCCGGCTCATGGGCAAGGACGAACGAAACCATACGGAGATTGCGCGAGAACGGCATACCTTACGCAGTCAAGAATGTCCTGATGAAGGGTGTTGCTCTCGGCGACAAGAACACTGACCTTTACACGCTGAACCCCAAGAAAGATGTTGTGCGCCTCACAGGCCGTGCTTCCGCCTCTCTGCTTACGATGGAGCTGGCGCGCAAACGATTAATCACGAAGAGGAGCTTCCGCCGCCGCCTCAGCAAAGGCTTCGTGCAAAGATGCTTAAGCGGGCATAACTGCTTCTCGCGGAGATTATACTTTGCCGCAGATTTGACCGTCTACCCCTGCGTCATGGAACGCCGAATCTCTCACGGAAACCTGCGCGGCTCACACCTTCCCGACATAATCAATGAGGACATACTTTCACTGAACAAGGACAGAATCCACGAGTGCAGTGAATGTGAGTTCAGGTACTGCTGCCACGACTGCCGCCCAGACTCCGGCGGAAGAAACCTTCATGCAAAGGCTTGGTACTGTACTTATCTTCCCCTGCTGGGACAATGGCAGGACGAGGAGAATTTCTTGAGAGAGCAGCTCCCCTGAAGAAACCTTCGGGGGAGTTTTTGTTGTGTGCTA
This genomic interval carries:
- the metA gene encoding homoserine O-succinyltransferase; amino-acid sequence: MPINIPGDLPAAGVLERENIFVMTRRRAQSQDIRPLRILILNLMPTKITTETQLARLLGNTPLQVEIELIAASGRAHKNTPAEHMLAFYRNFDAVKHEYFDGMIITGAPVEHMAFEEVDYWRELCEIMEWSKSHVHSTFHICWGAQAGLYYHYGIPKIHLHSKLFGVFHHRVTHKGSILFRGSDDVFMVPHSRHTTIMRSDIKRVPALKILSESEEAGVYAVSTNEGRQLFITGHSEYDPETLALEYWRDKRAGLAIHVPYNYFPNDDDTKPPVCTWRSSANLLYSNWLNYFVYQQTPYDARNITDLTTN
- a CDS encoding NAD-dependent deacylase, which gives rise to MKRLVVLTGAGISAESGFKTFRDSGGLWESYSVEDVASIQGWYRNPQLMTDFYNDMRAQLEKAQPNAGHRILAELEEHFDVQIITQNIDNLHEKAGSHHVLHLHGELTKARPVNNDSKIIDIGYRAMKYGERDEDGDLLRPHIVWFGEAVPEIMNAAKLVRSADIFAVVGSSLVVYPAAGLVNELRGGTKNYLIDPADVDVPEWLNFRVIKEVASKGVAVMRDELLKEV
- a CDS encoding methyltransferase domain-containing protein; the encoded protein is MITLNFVHGGESQLHIKESMTFLKRFASSPRRIGSVAPSSRFLTKAMLDRVDWENARYIAELGAGTGVFTREIVKRARKDAKILVFEIDPALQKMIRDEHPEHEGLTLHSDAQELYRYMNENGITALDFVISSLPFTVLPPKMTVRILNAVVKSLKPEGHFVAYQYSSIMKHVLKKKFAHMKTRFVMFNVPPAFVYDCWK
- the leuB gene encoding 3-isopropylmalate dehydrogenase, with amino-acid sequence MKNVAVIPGDGIGPEVIGATLAVLEKAAPKAFDFREVAMGGNAIDKYGEPLPAESLKICQDADATLLGAVGGPKWDNQPPENRPERGLLGVRKGLKVFANIRPAKIFAPLASACPLRKDIADKGIDFVIIRELTGGIYFGKHEAFTTPDGERAARDVMEYTEHEVRRIAHVAFKAAMGRRKIVTSIDKANILTTSRFWREIVEDVAKEYPEVSLNHLYVDNASMQLIRVPSEFDVIVTENTFGDILSDEASQIVGSIGMIPSASLGDNNRGLYEPIHGSAPDIAGQDKANPIGTILAGAMMLRYSFGMNAEADRIERAVDAVLNDGLRTGDIYTGAEKLITGSQMRDAIITKL
- a CDS encoding radical SAM protein; the protein is MVVYYLEHNVYLVDGKVNAAFYDFNHGRLVHVSTAGKNLLRRVLGQDAELTSEERAYLNSLTSLGLLTDKFTEPHDISELCGKPVIDFVWIEVTTFCNLKCLHCYNEAESSCGKVMPYEDFCHVIDELVAFGVRKVQLIGGEPLTLGDNLTRYLDYLAGKFDYVEIFTNGTLMTDSLITYLKAHGIRVALSLYSYSPDEHDKVTRLPGSWARTNETIRRLRENGIPYAVKNVLMKGVALGDKNTDLYTLNPKKDVVRLTGRASASLLTMELARKRLITKRSFRRRLSKGFVQRCLSGHNCFSRRLYFAADLTVYPCVMERRISHGNLRGSHLPDIINEDILSLNKDRIHECSECEFRYCCHDCRPDSGGRNLHAKAWYCTYLPLLGQWQDEENFLREQLP